In the Alligator mississippiensis isolate rAllMis1 chromosome 7, rAllMis1, whole genome shotgun sequence genome, one interval contains:
- the LOC102573099 gene encoding myb/SANT-like DNA-binding domain-containing protein 7 gives MAAQLEPAPALVISSNLVQPVVKMEEQDQGGPEPGARAEGAGKAPHVVQAGTDRASLRWATPQWVKQEPVQRWQVTVHRQLEGVALDTEGPGALRESWLERPQPHRGRIPLEEEGWGEIPGPQEELPRVPKEEPLPHQEQAMEAGNSQASVPLGEGADSSCSSANTRGPNWYKAELRDLLDIWGQERIQRLLEQGHRNKNTFMYIAEQMRRRGHNRDFKQCRCKIKALKYEFFRARDANNRAGAKKRTCAFYDELSRILSKEKVYQATKTFGTMGEQEALEALDHWEDENSMGSGKPEKLLDDSLMAGDRGQGAYIEEMVTNESTPSPLVPADSLQAIQTELGVRTEDILLIPALIPQQHASLHADEEEGSEDTEDSSDMEEYSHMTTIPRAPTTTQTPTRAPDNPGPGSGNASARGRTSERGSHAAPRPPARSGAERMRDHRRRLRQSKEEMLQSLVVTAKSRARAEDAWREEVREQHRRELEMWQRQEATVETLVAAFGRATEVANRCLELVAKSAAALEAVEESLRLSSLAPDPQTTAHTSRQPSLRIRKLPSRFRGNPKVGKGVQGRGKDSTLHHRK, from the exons ATGGCTGCTCAGCTGGAGCCGGCACCAGCCTTAGTTATCTCCTCAAACCTGGTGCAGCCTGTGGTGAAGATGGAAGAGCAGGACCAAGGAGGCCCTGAGCCTGGGGCACgagctgagggggcagggaaagccccTCACGTTGTCCAGGCCGGGACAGATAGAGCTTCCCTGAGATGGGCGACACCACAGTGGGTCAAGCAGGAGCCTGTCCAGCGCTGGCAG GTCACAGTGCACAGACAGCTCGAGGGTGTGGCTTTGGACACGGAGGGACCTGGGGCACTGAGGGAATCCTGGCTGGAGCGGCCACAGCCCCATCGTGGGCGCATTCCCTTGGAGGAGGAAGGATGGGGTGAAATCCCAGGgccccaggaggagctgcctcgCGTCCCCAAGGAGgaacccctgccccaccaggagcAAG CCATGGAAGCCGGGAACAGCCAGGCATCCGTGCCACTCGGGGAAGGCGCAGACTCTTCTTGCTCCTCAGCCAACACCCGGGGACCCAACTGGTACAAAGCAGAGCTGAGGGACCTCTTAGACATATGGGGACAAGAAAGAATCCAGCGCCTGCTGGAGCAGGGCCACCGCAACAAAAACACCTTCATGTACATCGCCGAGCAGATGCGGCGGCGTGGCCACAACAGGGACTTTAAGCAGTGCCGCTGCAAGATCAAGGCGCTGAAGTATGAGTTTTTCCGGGCCAGAGATGCCAACAACAGGGCCGGAGCGAAAAAGCGAACATGTGCATTTTATGACGAGCTGTCACGAATCCTGTCGAAGGAGAAGGTGTACCAGGCAACCAAAACGTTTGGCACtatgggggagcaggaggcatTGGAGGCATTAGACCactgggaggatgagaacagCATGGGGAGTGGGAAGCCAGAAAAATTACTTGATGACAGCCTCATGGCCGGGGACCGTGGACAAGGAGCCTACATTGAGGAGATGGTGACGAATGAGAGCACCCCCTCGCCACTGGTCCCGGCAGACTCTTTGCAAGCCATCCAGACTGAACTGGGGGTCCGCACGGAGGACATATTGCTCATTCCAGCCCTGATCCCGCAGCAGCATGCCTCTCTGCATGCAGATGAGGAAGAGGGCTCAGAGGACACAGAAGACAGTAGTGACATGGAGGAATACAGCCACATGACCACCATCCCACGGGCGCCCACCACCACACAAACCCCAACCCGTGCCCCTGACAACCCAGGCCCCGGGAGTG GCAATGCATCTGCGCGCGGGAGGACATCTGAGCGTGGGTCTCATGCTGCACCACGGCCACCTGCCCGATCAGGAGCCGAGCGGATGAGAGATCATCGTAGAAGGCTGCGGCAGTCTAAAGAAGAGATGCTGCAGTCTCTCGTGGTCACGGCGAAATCCAGGGCCCGGGCAGAGGATGCCTGGCGCGAGGaagtcagggagcagcacagacgGGAGTTAGAAATGTGGCAAAGGCAGGAGGCCACCGTGGAAACACTGGTGGCCGCCTTTGGCAGGGCAACCGAGGTGGCCAACAGATGCTTGGAGCTGGTTGCCAAGTCTGCTGCGGCTCTGGAAGCAGTCGAGGAAAGCTTGAGGCTCAGTTCCCTCGCTCCTGATCCTCAAACAACCGCGCACACGAGCCGGCAGCCGTCGCTCCGGATTCGCAAGCTCCCTTCGCGGTTCCGGGGCAATCCCAAAGTGGGAAAGGGGGTCCAAGGGCGGGGGAAGGACAGCACCCTTCACCACCGCAAGTAG